A portion of the Hyla sarda isolate aHylSar1 chromosome 1 unlocalized genomic scaffold, aHylSar1.hap1 SUPER_1_unloc_1, whole genome shotgun sequence genome contains these proteins:
- the LOC130297891 gene encoding oocyte zinc finger protein XlCOF22-like: MEEWEYVEGHKDQYKDQVMMEDQQPLTSPVRSSKRTAPERCPRPLLPQDDQGEDRKNINALEAYVSGDEQYKEDILTEKDLIHINATEIKEEETDVGGDEQYKEDISTEKDLIYINATDIKKEKTNVSGDEQYKEDIPTGKDLIYINATDIKEEEAETDVSGDEQYKEDIPTRKDLIYINAPDIIVKVEEETDVSGDEQYKEDISTSNHPDNCTWRSEENLISSDYKADDDITQDTYEEHSIIPDTPSALHSQDLSSHPYIQVLSSHSSQDVLQNKGHRRGVGHQRAHTGKKPFSCSECGKCFTFKSVLVVHQRTHTGEKPFSCSECEKCFNRKSHLVQHQRTHTGEKTFSCSECGKCCTQKSDLIKHQRAHTGEKPFSCVECDKCFIKKSYLFVHQRTHTGEKPFSCSECEKSFNRKSHLVQHQRTHTGEQTFSCSECEKCYTQKSALIKHQRTHTGEKPFSCSECGKCFTQQSNLVNHERIHTGEKPFSCVECEKCFTKKSYLVVHQRTHTGVKPFSCSECGKCFAQKSDLVKHQRTHTGVKPFLCAECGKCFTDQTSLIQHQRTHTGEKPFVCVECEKCFTCQSNLLKHQKTHTGEKPYSCS, from the exons atggaggagtgggagtatgtagaaggacacaaggatcagtacaaggatcaggtcatgatggaggatcagcagcccctcacatcaccag tcagatccagtaagagaacagcaccagagaggtgtccccgccctcttcttccacaggatgatcag GGAGAAGATCGGAAGAATATTAATGCTCTAGAGGcatatgtgagcggtgatgagcagtataaggaggacattcttacagagaaagatctgatccACATTAATGCTACAGAGataaaagaagaagagacagatgtgggtggtgatgagcagtataaggaggacatttccacagagaaagatctgatctatattaatgctacagacataaagaaagaaaagacaaatgtgagtggtgatgagcagtataaggaggacattcctacagggaaagatctgatctatattaatgctacagatataaaggaagaagaagcagagacagatgtgagcggtgatgagcagtataaggaggacattcctacaaggaaagatctgatctatattaacgctccagacataatagtaaaagtagaagaagagacagatgtgagcggtgatgagcagtataaggaggacatttctacaAGTAACCACCCAG ATAATTGTAcctggagatcagaggagaatcttatatcttcagattataaagcagatgatgatatcacacaagatacatatgaagaacattccattatcccagatacaccctcagcccttcacagccaagatctgtcatctcatccttatatacaggtcctgtcttctcactcatcacaggatgttctgcaaaataaaggtcacagaaggggtgttggacatcaacgagctcatacaggaaagaaaccattttcatgctcagaatgtgggaaatgttttacatttaaatcagttcttgttgtacatcaaagaactcacacaggagagaagccattttcatgttcagaatgtgaaaaatgttttaatcggaaatcacatcttgttcaacatcaaagaactcacacaggggagaaaacattttcatgttcagaatgtggaaaatgttgtactcagaaatcagatcttatAAAACATCAAAgagctcacacaggggagaagccattttcatgtgtagAATGTGATAAATGTTTTATTAAGAAATCATATCtttttgtacatcaaagaactcacacaggagagaagccattttcatgttcagaatgtgaaaaaaGTTTTAATCGGAAATCACaccttgttcaacatcaaagaactcacacaggggaacaaaccttttcatgttcagaatgtgaaaaatgttatACTCAGAAATCAGCTCTTataaaacatcaaagaactcacacaggggagaagccattttcatgttcagaatgtgggaaatgttttactcagcaatcaaatcttgttaaTCATGaacgaattcacacaggagagaagccattttcatgtgtagaatgtgagaaatgttttactaagaaatcatatcttgttgtacatcaaagaactcacacaggagtgaagccattttcctgttcagaatgtggaaaatgttttgctcagaaatcagatcttgttaaacatcaaagaactcacacaggggtgaAGCCCTTtttatgtgcagaatgtgggaaatgttttactgatcaAACAagtcttattcaacatcaaagaactcacacaggagagaagccatttgtatgtgtagaatgtgagaaatgttttacttgtcaatcaaatcttcttaaacatcagaaaactcacacaggggagaagccatattcatgctcataa